Part of the Aurantiacibacter aquimixticola genome, CCGCCGGTGGACCGGCGCTTGGTATCCGGCGCTAGAGGGAGAAAGCTTCAGCCTTGCGGGCGAGGACGCGATCCGCGTCCACAGGTCCAGCGACTGGGCCGAGCGCGCCTTTTGCGGGACGTGCGGCAGTCACCTCTGGTACAAATTCCTGCCGACCGGCAATCGCAGTTTCCTTGCCGGATTGTTTGCCGATGCGAACGATCTGCCCGTCGAGCGGGAGATTTTCGTCGAGGAGCGCGCGGCCTGGTCGACCCTTCCCGGGGAGCATCCAAAGCTAACGGGCGAGGAAGTGATTGCCGAGGCGAAAGCGCAGGGGCTCAGCTTCGATTAGCGTCGGCGGCGAAACACCGCCACCACGAGCACCGCGATGCCGATGCCAATGATCGCCCCGCCGACCTGTCCGGTGCGCGCAAATGTTTCACCCGTCACTCGGACTTCGGCGACCGAAGGCAGCCAGTAGGGTAAGGTCAGGACTACAGTACCGAGGCCGATCAGCAGAAGGGCAAGAGCGCGCAGAGCCATGTCTTTCTGCCTAGTCGATGGCGAAGAGATCCGCCAGTATGGTGCCCTTGTCCAGATCGAGGCGCGCTTCGGCCGGACTGTCATAGCAGACCAGCAGCCGCTCATTGCCGTCGCCGTCTTCCCAGAAATCTATGCCCTCAGGGTGGTCGGCATTGAGTTTTACCGGCAGATCGAACAGCCTTTCGGGCCGATGCAGGCGGACGTCCTGTTCGTTTTCGGGAGGCTCGTTCGCCCAGTCGCGCCAGAAATAAATCGCGCAGCGCCCGTCCAGATCCTGCGTCGGCCCGGCGAGGATCCACAGGTCGTCACCGCGCAATGCCAAATCGCGCATGCCCAGACCACCCAGATCGAGCAAGCGTTTCATCGGCTTTCCT contains:
- a CDS encoding GFA family protein, with translation MSGPTTDGRCLCGAVQVTLENPKQHVEVCHCDMCRRWTGAWYPALEGESFSLAGEDAIRVHRSSDWAERAFCGTCGSHLWYKFLPTGNRSFLAGLFADANDLPVEREIFVEERAAWSTLPGEHPKLTGEEVIAEAKAQGLSFD